The nucleotide window GACTGGGATCTACGGAATGGCCGCTTGGAGCGGACGTTTCGATGCCGGAACTTCGCGGAATCGGTCGGATTTGTCAATCAGCTTGCACAGATTGCTGAGGATCTCAACCATCACCCGAACTTCTGGGTAATAGACAAGAGGCGAGTTTCGGTTGTGATCTGGACGCACAAGATGAACTGCTTGACGAAGCTGGATTTCGATCTCGCGGCATCGATCGGGTCGGCGTATGACGAGCTGACGGCGGCGGTGAGCTCATGACGGACAGCCAGGCGATGTTGACACATCTTGATGAGCACGGCGCGGCTCGAATGGTCGACGTGTCGGCTAAGGACGTCACCCGCCGGCAAGCTCGCGCCTCGGGCGCAGTGATCATGAACCCGAAGACACTTGAGATGATCACCGATGGGGCGGCGAAGAAGGGCGACGTGTTCGCCGCCGCGCGGCTGGCCGGGATCATGGCCGCCAAACGGACCGGCGAGCTGATCCCACTGTGCCATCCACTGGGCATGGACGCTGTCACCGTGGAGCTCACCCCGGCCGGAACCGATCGACTGCTGATCACCGCGACGGTGACGACCACCGGGCGTACCGGAGTTGAGATGGAAGCCTTGACCGCGGTATCGGTCGCCGCACTGACGGTCTACGACATGTGCAAGGCGGTCGATCGGGAGATGGTGATCTCCGATATCCGCCTAGAAGAGAAGTTCGGTGGCCGGTCGGGCCATTTTATCCG belongs to Mycobacterium basiliense and includes:
- a CDS encoding 4a-hydroxytetrahydrobiopterin dehydratase, with protein sequence MNVSRSAGHADSRNHAVCDGQLSALTTEEVAVRLGALCDWDLRNGRLERTFRCRNFAESVGFVNQLAQIAEDLNHHPNFWVIDKRRVSVVIWTHKMNCLTKLDFDLAASIGSAYDELTAAVSS
- the moaC gene encoding cyclic pyranopterin monophosphate synthase MoaC; translated protein: MTDSQAMLTHLDEHGAARMVDVSAKDVTRRQARASGAVIMNPKTLEMITDGAAKKGDVFAAARLAGIMAAKRTGELIPLCHPLGMDAVTVELTPAGTDRLLITATVTTTGRTGVEMEALTAVSVAALTVYDMCKAVDREMVISDIRLEEKFGGRSGHFIRHA